A window of Exiguobacterium sp. FSL W8-0210 genomic DNA:
CTTGGACGTATCTAGAGTTTCTCGAAGCCATCACACGTCATGAACGGGAGAAACGAGAAGCGAAGAGCTTAGAAAGACGTATGAAATGGGCTCGCTTCCCTTTTTTGAAGCCATTATCAGAATTTAAAATTGATGAACAAACGGCCCTGACGGGCCGACAATTGAAGCAGTTGATCGAATTGAGTTGGCTCGAGCAGCATTATAACTTAATCCTACTCGGTCCGCCTGGCGTCGGCAAAACGTTTTTAGCAGTCGGCTTGGGATTAGAAGCTGTCCAACGTGGATACAGAGTATTTTTCGTTACGATGGGTGAGTTGATTCACTTATTGAAATCGGAGGAGTTTTCTAATAAGTCTAAAGTTCAACTAAAGCGTTTGAGAGAATCCGATCTCGTCATCGTTGACGATTTGATGTATATGGCGATGGATCAGAGAGAAGCTAATCTATTCTTCCATCTTATCAATCATCTGTATGAACGAAGCTCAATTATTCTAACCTCGAATAAAAGTCCGGATCAATGGGGCGAACTAATTGGTGATCAAGGAATCACAACTGCAATATTAGACCGTCTCTTACATCGTGTCGAAGTGATTCATAGCGATGACGACAGTCATCGCATGAGAAATCGTAAGAATTTATTTTCAACAGAAGTGTAAATATCAATCGAGCAGAAAACGTCAATTTCTACTTGACGTCGACAATGCTCCAAAGAAAGAGAGATTGTATGAATGCGATAGGTGTATGTGCCGTCGTTTGACCGACATGTCCCGTAAAAGAGATTTCTTCACTCAAGACGGTCGCATTGTTCAGTAACTTCGTCTCGGTAGCTACAGTCGGTTTCAGCGTCAA
This region includes:
- the istB gene encoding IS21-like element helper ATPase IstB; its protein translation is MNQTVTDLQQQFRQLRLAETADALPQILREAEKSSWTYLEFLEAITRHEREKREAKSLERRMKWARFPFLKPLSEFKIDEQTALTGRQLKQLIELSWLEQHYNLILLGPPGVGKTFLAVGLGLEAVQRGYRVFFVTMGELIHLLKSEEFSNKSKVQLKRLRESDLVIVDDLMYMAMDQREANLFFHLINHLYERSSIILTSNKSPDQWGELIGDQGITTAILDRLLHRVEVIHSDDDSHRMRNRKNLFSTEV